A DNA window from Porites lutea chromosome 6, jaPorLute2.1, whole genome shotgun sequence contains the following coding sequences:
- the LOC140940167 gene encoding uncharacterized protein, with protein MHYIKLDQIIRMVAKHGRGALMAKFDVEAAYRNVAVHPEDRYLLGMKWRGQFFVDLALPFGLRSAPYIFNSIADMVEWIIINRYNVADLMHYLDDFLTAGPACSNQCTNNLQTSLAVCRSLGLPLHPGKCVGPLTCLTVLGIELDSVQQSARLPEDKLAALQELIQSWRNRRWCTRRQLESLIGHLHHAAKVVWPGRTFLRRMIDLLCCFRSREHPIRLSVEFRKDIQWWSDFLTSWHGVSFWLFPGLSASTDVEVTSDAAGSLGFGAYFKNEWFSGAWAPSQYDQSIAYKELFPVVVASHVWGPQWGVPASGARGLTTPSSNSSSAMGFFDISTLEARCHTLLVHGLASSTRNSYASGQKKFYDFCTQLGKIHPSGSPCPVDEWTLCLFATFLANTVQYSTIKVYLSAVRSLHVDQGFSDPLVTCLRLQRVLRGIKRTQGDSSSQRLPITDEIMVVIFKALDVTMADHCMFWAACCLAYFGFLRSAEFTVPNLASYSPSIHLGVADIAVDASSLPSRLRIRIKASKTDPFRKGCFVHIGRGSFPLCAVQSLLAYLTLRGDRPGPLFLFQDGCLLSRSLLTAWLRHILPSANIQGNFSSHSFRIGAATVAARNGIPDHQIQALGRWTSTAYLSYIRTPAETLSQLSKKLTAGVSGCSS; from the exons ATGCATTACATCAAACTCGACCAGATTATCCGCATGGTGGCCAAGCACGGTCGTGGGGCTCTGATGGCAAAGTTCGATGTCGAGGCCGCTTATCGCAACGTTGCAGTGCATCCCGAGGATCGGTACCTGTTAGGGATGAAATGGCGGGGCCAATTCTTTGTTGACTTAGCTCTTCCCTTTGGGCTCCGCTCGGCTCCCTATATTTTTAACTCGATAGCAGACATGGTGGAATGGATCATTATTAATAGGTACAATGTGGCCGACCTTATGCACTATCTCGATGATTTCCTCACTGCAGGCCCGGCTTGTTCGAACCAGTGCActaataatttgcaaacatcCCTGGCAGTTTGTCGGTCACTTGGCCTTCCCCTCCACCCTGGCAAGTGCGTTGGCCCGCTCACTTGTTTGACCGTGTTGGGAATTGAACTGGATTCAGTGCAGCAATCGGCTCGTCTTCCAGAAGACAAGTTAGCCGCCCTTCAGGAGTTGATTCAGTCGTGGCGGAACAGGCGGTGGTGTACCAGACGTCAACTCGAGTCGCTGATTGGCCACCTTCACCACGCCGCCAAAGTTGTGTGGCCTGGTCGTACTTTTCTACGCCGCATGATCGACCTCCTCTGTTGCTTTCGCTCGCGTGAGCATCCTATTCGTTTGAGCGTGGAGTTCCGCAAGGATATCCAGTGGTGGTCTGATTTTCTCACGTCGTGGCATGGGGTGAGCTTTTGGCTTTTCCCGGGTTTGTCTGCTTCCACAGATGTGGAGGTCACGTCAGATGCTGCTGGCTCCTTGGGATTTGGCGCTTACTTCAAAAATGAGTGGTTCAGCGGAGCGTGGGCCCCCTCCCAGTATGATCAATCAATCGCGTACAAAGAACTATTCCCTGTGGTGGTTGCTTCTCACGTCTGGGGTCCGCAATGG GGAGTTCCGGCGTCTGGCGCCCGAGGCCTTACCACTCCCAGCTCCAATTCCTCATCAGCTATGGGATTTTTTGATATCTCCACCTTAGAGGCTCGGTGCCACACTCTTCTGGTGCATGGGCTGGCATCCTCTACACGCAACTCGTACGCTTCAGGTCAGAAAAAGTTTTATGACTTTTGTACTCAGCTTGGTAAGATTCATCCATCCGGTTCCCCTTGCCCGGTTGACGAATGGACGTTATGCCTGTTCGCAACATTCTTGGCCAATACTGTGCAATACTCCACCATCAAGGTGTATCTCTCTGCCGTGCGCTCCTTGCACGTCGACCAGGGCTTTTCGGATCCTCTTGTCACCTGTTTAAGGTTGCAGCGGGTGCTTCGAGGAATTAAGCGAACTCAGGGCGATTCCTCTTCTCAACGGCTTCCAATCACAGATGAGATCATGGTTGTTATCTTCAAAGCTTTGGACGTCACGATGGCGGATCATTGCATGTTTTGGGCAGCCTGTTGCCTGGCGTACTTTGGCTTTCTTCGCTCTGCGGAATTCACCGTCCCCAATTTGGCCAGTTACTCCCCTTCCATCCATCTGGGTGTGGCCGATATTGCTGTGGACGCTAGTTCATTGCCCTCGCGCCTTCGCATTAGGATAAAGGCATCCAAAACTGACCCCTTCCGGAAGGGGTGTTTCGTGCACATAGGCCGTGGCTCGTTTCCGCTGTGCGCAGTCCAATCGCTGTTGGCGTACTTGACTTTAAGGGGCGACAGACCGGGCCCCTTATTTTTGTTTCAGGACGGTTGCCTGTTGTCTCGATCTCTGTTGACGGCTTGGTTACGTCACATCTTGCCTTCGGCTAACATCCAAGGCAACTTCTCTAGCCACAGTTTCCGCATTGGGGCAGCTACTGTCGCAGCTCGTAATGGCATCCCAGATCATCAAATTCAGGCTTTGGGGCGGTGGACCAGCACCGCCTATTTGTCTTACATTCGTACTCCTGCGGAGACGTTATCGCAACTCTCTAAAAAATTGACTGCAGGTGTTTCAGGTTGCTCATCATAG
- the LOC140940726 gene encoding uncharacterized protein, with translation MGSRGTTNSLQTAPVLLPVPSGEEASVSNVSSSAGQNVSPPSSQVSQASLPPAGPVIAGVSPEMVALITQTVQAVLAAERESSGTASTTSQPVLSAASAITTTPPCSGGVPAALPSLTDSASSLLAAGTGFGGHPVQGRPSQSFVVPSFVSTFSLPSMSSFAPSASNVCSSQSGVIRDFAARSVGPSASLLDQPFVVGPGFSPVPAKLVAQIVAGKYVDLSDLLAVNLLQKETEPQVLFDGRLVLTSQPKQQRRKIEDIASWMEAFSIFALILVTHFPHRWKDLLQYQLLILRTFRHFSGKVWLAYDRAFREHAVAIRLTDWSSMNVQLFNFHAAGSSVRDSTLAQSNEYPEPPGSSSSNVVCISWNKGRCTAPFASCRYAHRCTLCSGSHRATTCPNRSSRDSREERKRRGSSPGSSSGAKARRT, from the coding sequence ATGGGTTCGCGGGGTACGACTAATAGCTTGCAAACTGCTCCGGTGTTACTGCCTGTTCCATCTGGAGAAGAGGCTTCGGTTTCAAACGTGTCTTCATCGGCTGGTCAAAACGTCTCGCCTCCCTCGTCGCAAGTTTCTCAAGCGTCTCTTCCACCGGCCGGGCCGGTGATCGCGGGAGTTTCGCCAGAAATGGTTGCGTTGATCACGCAGACCGTGCAAGCTGTTCTCGCAGCCGAGCGGGAATCTTCGGGAACTGCCTCCACTACATCTCAGCCGGTTTTGTCCGCAGCGAGCGCCATTACTACAACACCGCCTTGTTCGGGAGGCGTTCCCGCTGCTTTGCCATCGCTCACCGATTCTGCATCAAGCCTGTTGGCCGCGGGGACAGGATTCGGCGGACATCCCGTACAAGGTAGGCCAAGCCAATCATTTGTTGTGCCATCCTTTGTGTCCACGTTTTCGCTTCCATCCATGTCATCTTTCGCTCCTAGCGCCTCGAACGTTTGCTCCTCGCAGAGCGGGGTGATTCGCGATTTCGCCGCCCGTTCTGTCGGTCCATCGGCTTCGTTGTTGGACCAGCCGTTCGTTGTTGGTCCCGGTTTCTCGCCCGTGCCGGCGAAGCTGGTCGCTCAAATCGTGGCGGGCAAGTACGTTGACCTGAGCGATTTACTGGCCGTGAACTTGCTGCAGAAGGAAACCGAGCCGCAAGTGCTGTTCGACGGGCGCCTTGTTCTCACGTCCCAACCGAAGCAACAGCGCCGGAAGATCGAGGACATCGCGTCCTGGATGGAAGCCTTTTCCATCTTTGCTCTGATTTTGGTCACCCACTTCCCGCATCGATGGAAGGACTTATTGCAGTACCAGCTGCTCATCCTCCGCACATTCCGTCATTTCTCGGGCAAAGTGTGGCTCGCGTACGACCGAGCATTCCGTGAGCATGCCGTCGCCATTCGCTTGACGGATTGGTCGTCGATGAACGTGCAATTATTTAATTTCCATGCTGCTGGTTCGTCCGTCCGTGACTCCACACTGGCCCAATCTAATGAGTACCCTGAGCCACCAGGATCTTCGTCTTCTAATGTCGTTTGCATTTCGTGGAACAAGGGGCGCTGTACAGCACCCTTCGCGTCGTGTCGCTATGCCCATCGCTGCACTTTATGTTCTGGCTCCCATCGTGCGACGACGTGCCCCAATCGCTCCAGCCGGGACAGCCGTGAAGAACGCAAACGTCGCGGAAGTTCTCCAGGATCTTCCTCCGGTGCCAAAGCTCGCCGTACGTGA